The Leptospira terpstrae serovar Hualin str. LT 11-33 = ATCC 700639 nucleotide sequence CCGGGTAAATTGTATTTTTCGTATAATCGATATATCCATCATAACGATCTGCAATTTCCGAAGGGCGATTATAAAGAAATACACTTTTGTTGGCTGGCCTAGATGCAGAATCATTTCGGAAGAAAAATAAGATTTTATCATCTACCAACTGTTTCAAGATGGGCTTCAAATGGATGATGATGGTTGCATCCTTTTGTACTTTTGTTTTGTCGTAAGGACATTGGAACAAATTTCCAATTTCTGTGGATGCATAAGTATCAAACAACCTGTTAGAGTCGACCGCCGCTTTGATGACTTTGCGCATCTTTTCTTTACCGACATACTTTCTTTTTTCATTAAACCAACCCTTTATGGCGGCAGTGGAAAGTTCGTTTAAGCCAAGCGCATAACGGAATGCAGTCCCTCCATCAGAGGTAGTGGGTCGTGCAAATACAGTGTTGTGTTTGATAAATGTCTTTGGGTTCTCTGGATCGCCAGGTTCATTCGGATGAAATTCAAGGACATTCATCTTTCTGATAATGGCAGGATTTTGTTTATAACTTAAATCGATCACATAGTTTTCTGTACGATCTCGGTCAATGGAACTATCGCGTTCAATTTGTTCTACATTGGGAAGGACTTTGTTTTGCAAAAACTTATCCGTCCATTCAAAGATCACTAGTAGAACTTTATAGATCCCTTTGTAGGAAAAATCCCCCCGTGAATCCATAGCCTGCACTTTTTGCAGGCAGGCTGTGTAATCCATTACTTTTAATTCCGGGAGGTTTGGATCCAACATGGTATTCGGCGAGTGTCCTTAGTTAAAAAATCCTTTTTTATACAATAACTCAGCATTCAAAATTGCAGCACCCGCTGCACCTCGAATGGTGTTATGCGAAAGTACTACCCATTTCCAATCTAAAATGGGATCTTCCCGAAGCCTTCCAACAACGGTCGTCATTCCCCTTCCTGTCTCCAAATCAAGACGCGGTTGAGGCCTATCATTTTCTTCGCGGTAGAGAATAGCCGGATTTGGTGCAAACGGCAATCCCAATTTCTGCGGTTCCCCTTGAAAATCGGCCCAAACCTTAAGAATCTCTTCTTTTTTTGGTTTTTTGTCAAAGGAAACGGAGACACAAACCGTATGTCCGTCAAAAACAGGAACACGATTGCAATGAGCAGAAATTTTAAAATCTGCCGACTTGATGATTCCATCTTTCACTGTGCCCAAACATTTCTGTGGTTCAATTTCTGCTTTGTCTTCTTCGCCACCAATATAAGGCACAACGTTTCCAAGAATGTCCATAGTGGGAACTCCCGGATATCCCGCACCAGAAATGGCCTGCATAGAAAATAACATGACTGACTTAAGTCCAAAAGCATCCATCAGAGGTTTTAAGGAAATAGTAACTCCCATAATCGTACAATTGGAATTGGTAATGATTTTTCCTTTTGTCTTCTGGAATTGTAAAACATCCAAATGGTGTGCATTCACTTCCGCAGAAAGAATGGGAACATTAGCATCCATCCTATGATTTTTAGAATTGGAAAGAACCATCACCCCGGCTTCCGCATAAGCAGTTTCCGCTTCTCCAGCGATCGATGCATCCAGACCGCTAAACACGAGTTGTACGCCCTTCGTCACTTCAGGATTTGGTAAAGAGATGATAATGTCTTTCGCGTATGCAGGGATATCGGATGAGATCTTCCAACGAGATTTCATTACCTCACCATAAGTTTGGCCGGCACTTTTTTCTGAAGCTGCCAAATGAGTCACCGTGAAATAAGGGTGATTCTCCAAAAGTTGAATGAATCTTTGACCGACGGAACCTGTTGCTCCCAGGACTCCAACTTTGATTTTTTCCATAAAATTCCTTATCTATTGTAAGGATTGAAAAACATCCTATTTCGGAAAGAGATTTCCAATTCTTTTAGCATAAATCGGATTCATTTGTTCCATTCCAACATAGGTAAAGTGATGGAAGTCGGAAAATCCTTGCATGGGCAAACTTCGGTGGATGTCCCAATAAGTTACAGACCCACCCGCCAAAGACTGTAAATAGGCCAAGTGATCCCGATACCAGCGGGAATCTTCGTACCAATCTAGTGAAATTGGATTTTCAGGATTGTTAATGAGTAAAAAAGGGACCTTACGTTCTCTGAAATGATCTGCAATTTTTTTCAAATACCGGAAGTGGAAATACGGCCGAAAGGACTCTTCGCGGATCCTTTCTTTTGCCAGTTTTAAGGCGACAAGGTAACCAATCCCTGGTCGTTTTTCTAATCCCTCAAGCAATCGGTATTGGAAGTATTTCCGATAATCTTCGTCTTTCATTCCTAAATACCGAAAGTCTTCTGTTCTTGGATCCCTTTCGTATTGGATTCCTGACCTAGCCTCATCCAAACCAAAAGTCTGTTCTAATCGCACTCCCATGGGATCAAAGTGGTAATCCAAATAAGCACCCGTAGCCTGGTTGGCAAACCACACCCGCTCCAGTTTTACAGTGATTAACTTTTTATCTTCGAAGAATTTTGAATCCAAATGTAGGCGAATCCAACCTTCTTGTTTGAGTAAAATTTCTTGTTTGCTAGTCCCGTTCGAAATTTCCATCCTGCATGGTTTCCCCGCCAAAAGGAAAGAAGTGACTTCCACCCAAAATCCTTTGTTTTTCATTTTGTTTGTGGGGAAAAAACTAAACTGTTGGCCGGTCCATCCTAGACCATTGATCCCCTCTGGAATGAGAACTCCGGCGTATGCATGATAACTAGTATTACGACCAAAACGATGTTGCATTAAATTCTGCAAGTTTTGTAGATAAATGTCTTTGTATCGATAAAAAGAAAATCCAGACGAAAGTACATAACGAGACCAAGTATCCCAATCCATGGAAGATCCCACTTCGCGCAAAGTCTCCCAAGGAAACACCCACAAAGATTGCGGAGCCTCTGTAAAAGTAAGTGCATCTTTTACAACTAATGATTCCTCAACAGAATCATTTCTACCTTCCGGAAACATAACGTAGGTTCGGTGAAGCCTGTAGTCAATAAAATTGACCGGATACACTACAAGGTCTGGTTCCAATGGATCCAGCCAATTTAACAAAAGATAAACATAAAGGGGGCTATTCCCCGCATACGCTAAATAAAACACATCCACATCGAGAGAAAAATCTTTCTGTAAACTTTCTTTTAGTTTGCCCGCATCAATGGAATAGTAGGCGACAGAACTTCCGACGATAATGATTCTTTTTTTGGTTTTGGGAAGATTTCGAATCCTTTCATATTCATATAAAAAATTGAAAAAATGGTTCGTATTCCAAGGAGATTCATTTGGCAAAATAAATTGGAGTTTCTTAAAAACTAAAAAATCGATGCCAAACAGCGAAACCAAAAAGAGGCATATAAAAATGATTCTTTGTTTCATATACCCACCTAAAATACAAAATACACAAAAGGTTTACTATCGGCCGAAAACAAAACAATCAAAATCATTACAATTGAGGCAAAGATCCCAAAAAATGCAGTTTTTCCTAAGGAATTCTGCCATTTTTCAAATGCAACTAACAACTGCTTATTGTCTTTAAAATAAAGAATACCTAGTATATGGCCAATTACGATCACCAGCAAACAATAAAGAAAGTTCATTTCCATTGAGTAAGGCAGAGAAATACCTTCTTTTTTAACAAAAAGCCCCTGTAGGTAGCACAGAGAATTAGTAAAATCAACACTTCGAAAGAAAACCCAAAGAAAACTCACTACCAAAAAAGTCCCAAGAATTCGTAACGGTCTAAGAAAGGAAAAACTCCCAAACCGGTTCCCTTTTGTTCCTCTTTCTAAAATTAGTAAAATCCCATGACAACTTCCCCAAATGACAAAATTCCAAGAAGCCCCATGCCAAAGCCCACCAATGGCCATCACCAGAAATAGATTTCGATAGGTGAGGAGTTTGCCGACGCGATTGCCACCAAGAGAAATGTAGATGTATTTTTTTAGCCACTGGGAGAGTGAAATATGCCAACGATTCCAAAATTCAGAAAATCCATCGGCAAGATAGGGCATTTTAAAATTTTCCGGCAAACGAAAGCCAAAAAGAAGTGCCGTCCCCTGGGCAATGTCAGTATAACCTGAAAAATCACAATAGATCTGTAGTGAATAAGAAAACATCCCGATCCATAAAGCCTTAGTAGTTACCTCTGCTGGCCTCAAAAAACTAAAGTCTGAAGTTTCCGATAAATGGTCGGCCAAAACCATTTTTTTAAATAAACCGAGTAGGATGAGAAAAACCGCAAAGAGAACAGGGGTTCTCAAAAATGACAAAGGTCTACGAATTTGAGGCAAAAAGGATTTGGCCGACACAATGGGACCCGCCACCAACTGTGGAAAAAAGGACAAAAAAAGTAGATAGGAGAAAAACTTCCGTTCCGGTTGCAATTCCCTTCTATATACATCCACTAAATAAGAGATCGACTGGAAGGTATAAAAGGATATGCCTACAGGGAGAAGCCAATGAGCCCAAAAATCAGGAGAAGGAGGAGGGAAATTCAATATTATTGCCCAATTTTCAGCAATAAAATGTCCATACTTATAAAATGCCAAAATTCCCAAGCTATTCCCAAGGGAAATCGCCAAAATAAACCTACGCCATGGGACAGAAATGACAGCGCCGAGCAGTCTCGCTAAGGAATAATCTACTAAAGCCACCCAAAAGAGTAGCAAAAAATAAACTGGATTCCAGAAGCCATAGAAAATCGCGCTTATAACAAGCAAATAAATGACTAAAATTAAGCCAATCAGCCATCTATTAAAGACCAATTTTTGAGTATATTTAATCAATAAAAAGCGTAAAACTAGCCATATCGAAAGTGTAGCGGTAAGGAAGAGGGCAAAAACTGCTGAATTAAAAAGCATATTTTTGACTATATTTAATCAATTATACACTGTATTTGCATTTTACTCCACAGTTGGGGCAGGTACAAGTCACTTCTGCTTTGACTCTACGCCCCTGAGCTCCCTCTACTTTCCCAACTGCCACAAATTCAAATACAATCCCTTCTGGAACAAAGTGTCCCGAGCCATATTTTGCCGTTCCTTCGATCAAATTGGAGCAGGCATGGCATTTCACCCTAAGCCGTATCGTTTCCGCCATAATAGAAAGAACGTTCAGTCGTGTGCCCCCAAGTGGCAACCACTATTCGATTTACTGCCAATTTTACATGGGTATGCAATTTCGCTACACATGACAACTTGGCAGTAAATCCCCTTTTTGCCGGGGCTTTTGCTTTGCGGATTTACAGCTGCCAATGGAGGCAAATTTTCGATGCTTTTTTCTTCTGATAGGGGCTAAATGTCGGGAACTGGGCACTTCCTGCCAAATTCCTTCTTCTTCCCGCCCTAAGGAAACTTCCAGTCTGTCGAACAGAGGCTTCCTTAGGATCATTGAGAATTTCGATCAAATAGGCTACAAAAAGGAAATTTCTAGAAACACGATGCGAAATTAGGTTTCGCACTTCTCACAGGGACCTGACCAAATTTCGCCACAGAACCGAAAGGGTGGCAATGCCTTGGTCCCCTTTCCCAGTTTTTCCAAGGATACTTGTAACAACATTTTTCTTAAAGATTCCCGAAGATACGGTGGCCGTAATTGGGCATATCTCACAAATGACTCCCCGCTGCCAGCCCGAAGCAGGGCATGCCCTCCTCCGGTCGCCCTGGAGCGAACACTAGCTGCCCTGACGAGAACAGCCATAGAAGAGTGAACTTTGGTTAGGTGACTTGTTTTCGGCAATTACTCAGGCGACAGTGTTTTTAGTTAATTGCCTAATTTTAGGCAATTCAAATGCGGCGGAGTGAACTATCCATCCCAGCGAAGC carries:
- the asd gene encoding aspartate-semialdehyde dehydrogenase, whose protein sequence is MEKIKVGVLGATGSVGQRFIQLLENHPYFTVTHLAASEKSAGQTYGEVMKSRWKISSDIPAYAKDIIISLPNPEVTKGVQLVFSGLDASIAGEAETAYAEAGVMVLSNSKNHRMDANVPILSAEVNAHHLDVLQFQKTKGKIITNSNCTIMGVTISLKPLMDAFGLKSVMLFSMQAISGAGYPGVPTMDILGNVVPYIGGEEDKAEIEPQKCLGTVKDGIIKSADFKISAHCNRVPVFDGHTVCVSVSFDKKPKKEEILKVWADFQGEPQKLGLPFAPNPAILYREENDRPQPRLDLETGRGMTTVVGRLREDPILDWKWVVLSHNTIRGAAGAAILNAELLYKKGFFN
- a CDS encoding MBOAT family O-acyltransferase, giving the protein MLLFWVALVDYSLARLLGAVISVPWRRFILAISLGNSLGILAFYKYGHFIAENWAIILNFPPPSPDFWAHWLLPVGISFYTFQSISYLVDVYRRELQPERKFFSYLLFLSFFPQLVAGPIVSAKSFLPQIRRPLSFLRTPVLFAVFLILLGLFKKMVLADHLSETSDFSFLRPAEVTTKALWIGMFSYSLQIYCDFSGYTDIAQGTALLFGFRLPENFKMPYLADGFSEFWNRWHISLSQWLKKYIYISLGGNRVGKLLTYRNLFLVMAIGGLWHGASWNFVIWGSCHGILLILERGTKGNRFGSFSFLRPLRILGTFLVVSFLWVFFRSVDFTNSLCYLQGLFVKKEGISLPYSMEMNFLYCLLVIVIGHILGILYFKDNKQLLVAFEKWQNSLGKTAFFGIFASIVMILIVLFSADSKPFVYFVF